The following are encoded together in the Daucus carota subsp. sativus chromosome 5, DH1 v3.0, whole genome shotgun sequence genome:
- the LOC108219979 gene encoding palmitoyl-monogalactosyldiacylglycerol delta-7 desaturase, chloroplastic produces the protein MVMVAPLPGTKPIQFSALRHPKLTKFVPSRTLEITRLPHCANVKIVAFSSAWSSIGKWVSPVVKAASISVPESGEEEGNFGKIFLSDVVVKRRRNVYWGRQWSSMDVITISVVGSMHVLSLFAPFVVNWAAVGVAFGLYLVTGLLGITLSFHRNLSHRAFKLPKWLEYLFAYCGAQALQGHPIDWVSTHRYHHQFCDSERDPHSPYEGFWYSHMSWFFDNKTIVKRCGGPNNASDLEKQPFYKFLEKTYAFHPVALAALLYALGGFPFLVWGMGVRTVWVYHITWLVNSACHVWGKQAWNTGDLSRNNWWVAVLAFGEGWHNNHHAFEYSARHGLEWWQLDATWYVVRFLQAIGLATDVKLPSEVQKQRVGFACNNSQ, from the exons ATGGTTATGGTAGCACCATTACCCGGGACTAAACCCATCCAATTCTCAGCTCTACGCCACCCTAAACTCACCAAATTTGTGCCCTCAAGAACCCTTGAAATTACAAGATTGCCACATTGTGCTAATGTGAAAATTGTGGCCTTTTCAAGCGCTTGGAGTAGTATTGGCAAATGGGTGAGTCCAGTTGTCAAGGCTGCATCGATTTCTGTGCCGGAGAGTGGAGAGGAGGAGGGTAATTTTGGGAAGATTTTCTTGTCTGATGTAGTGGTGAAGAGGAGGAGGAATGTGTATTGGGGAAGACAATGGAGTTCAATGGATGTAATAACTATTTCAGTGGTCGGGTCCATGCATGTTCTGTCTTTGTTTGCACCGTTTGTGGTTAATTGGGCTGCTGTTGGAGTGGCATTTGGGTTGTATCTGGTTACTGGGCTGCTGGGGATTACCCTTTCTTTTCATAGGAATCTTTCTCATAGAGCTTTTAAACTTCCCAAATGGCTTGAATACTTGTTTGCTTATTGTGGAGCTCAAGCACTTCAG GGGCATCCAATTGATTGGGTGAGTACTCATAGGTATCACCATCAGTTTTGTGATTCTGAGAGGGACCCCCATAGTCCCTATGAAGGGTTTTGGTATAGTCACATGAGCTGGTTCTTTGATAACAAGACTATTGTGAAGAGG TGTGGAGGTCCAAACAATGCATCAGATTTAGAGAAACAGCCATTTTATAAGTTCCTTGAGAAAACATATGCATTTCATCCTGTTGCACTTGCAGCTCTGTTGTATGCTTTGGGAGGATTTCCCTTTCTTGTTTGGGGAATG GGAGTAAGAACAGTATGGGTGTATCACATAACGTGGTTAGTGAACTCAGCTTGCCATGTATGGGGAAAGCAAGCATGGAACACCGGTGATCTGTCCAGAAACAATTG GTGGGTGGCAGTGCTTGCATTTGGAGAGGGTTGGCATAACAATCACCATGCTTTTGAATATTCAGCTCGACATGGACTTGAATGGTGGCAACTCGATGCGACCTGGTATGTTGTGAGGTTCCTTCAAGCGATTGGTTTGGCCACAGACGTGAAGTTGCCTTCAGAGGTTCAAAAGCAAAGAGTAGGTTTTGCTTGTAACAACAGCCAGTGA